The genome window TATCACCAGGGATCTAATACGGATTCAGAATGTGGAGAAACAGCTTCCTGGTGGAGTGGCATATTATTTTACGATGGCAGTCAAGAACCTGGGGTTAAATGTCTCCTTAATTACGAAATGTTCTGAAAACGACAAGACGCTTTTAGACGATCTTATTGAAAACGACGTTGACATTTTCTATTCAAGAAGCAATAAAACAACAACGTTCGAGAACATCTACCCAAAAGATTCAAATTCAAGAATTCAAACGGTAAAGTCTGTTGCCGCGCCATTCCATCCTCAGGAAATGCCACAGATTTCTCCTAGATATTTTCATCTCGGCCCCCTCACGAAAAAGGACATTTCGCTAGATTTATTGAGAGCTCTTTCAAAACAATCAAAAGTTTCATTGGATGTACAAGGGTGTTTGAGGACCGTTGGGGGTGGGACGATCACGTACAGTGACTGGAGAGAGAAAAATGAAGGACTGACGTACGTTAATATCCTGAAGGCCGACGAAGTAGAAGCAAGAATCCTTACAGGGGAAGATCACATGGAAAAAGCGGCCGACACACTATCGACGTATGGTATTGATGAGGTCGTCATCACG of Candidatus Methylomirabilota bacterium contains these proteins:
- a CDS encoding PfkB family carbohydrate kinase, with translation MVFDVCVIGHITRDLIRIQNVEKQLPGGVAYYFTMAVKNLGLNVSLITKCSENDKTLLDDLIENDVDIFYSRSNKTTTFENIYPKDSNSRIQTVKSVAAPFHPQEMPQISPRYFHLGPLTKKDISLDLLRALSKQSKVSLDVQGCLRTVGGGTITYSDWREKNEGLTYVNILKADEVEARILTGEDHMEKAADTLSTYGIDEVVITLGSKGSLICSKGKLYRIPSFPPKKVVDPTGCGDTYIAGYLFKRLKSSPIFEAGNFAAAVASLKMERHGSFKGTEKDVEKFLEMSRVI